The Candidatus Binatia bacterium genome segment GTACATGCGCTTGAGGCGCTGCTTCTCGCGAAGCTGCACGGCGTACTCCGACACCTTGCGGCGCCGGCCCTGGCCGTGCTGCCCGGGCGGATAGTTGCGCCGCTCGATCGCGCACTTGTCGGTGTAGCAGCGATCGCCCTTGAGGAAGAGCTTCATGCCCTCGCGGCGGCAGAGCCTGCAGACTGGATCGGTGTAACGTGCCATGTTCTCTCTCTAGTTCCCGTCGCCGCGCCCGTCCTTCGACGGCTTCGCAGCGCTCGTTTCTCTCTTCGTCAGACGCGCCGCTTCTTGGGCGGGCGGCATCCGTTGTGCGGAATCGGCGTGACGTCCTTGATCGTGATCACCTGCAGCCCGGAGGCGCCGAGTGCACGCACGGCCGACTCGCGGCCTGCGCCGGGGCCCTTCACGAGCACCGTCACCGAGCGCATGCCCATGTCGACGGCGGCGCGGCCGGCCTTCTCGGCCGCCTGCTGCGCCGCGAACGGCGTGCCCTTGCGCGATCCCTTGAATCCGGTCTGCCCGGCGCTCGCCCACGACACGACGTTGCCCTGAGGGTCGGTCAGCGTGACCATCGTGTTGTTGAAGCTCGCCTGGATGTGCGCGACTCCCTCGGGAGGAACGCGGCGGGTCTTCTTGCGCCTGGTCGCTGCACTTGCGGCTGTAGTTGTCCTGGTCGCCATCGTCTCGCTTCCTTCCTGTTTCCTGGCCTACTTCTTGGTGGCTTTTTTCTTGCCGGCGATCGCGACGCGCGGACCCTTGCGCGTACGTGCGTTGGTGTGCGTTCGCTGCCCGTTGACGGGCAGTCCCTTGCGGTGGCGCACCCCGCGGTAGCAACCGAGGTCCATCAACCGCTTGATGTTCATCGCGATCTCGCGCCGCAAGTCGCCCTCGACCTTGGCGTTCTGGTCGATCGCGGCGCGGAT includes the following:
- the rpsK gene encoding 30S ribosomal protein S11 produces the protein MATRTTTAASAATRRKKTRRVPPEGVAHIQASFNNTMVTLTDPQGNVVSWASAGQTGFKGSRKGTPFAAQQAAEKAGRAAVDMGMRSVTVLVKGPGAGRESAVRALGASGLQVITIKDVTPIPHNGCRPPKKRRV
- the rpsM gene encoding 30S ribosomal protein S13, which gives rise to MARIAGVDLPRNKRMEIALTYIYGIGRTSSMKILTEARVDPAKKSDELTDGEINSIRAAIDQNAKVEGDLRREIAMNIKRLMDLGCYRGVRHRKGLPVNGQRTHTNARTRKGPRVAIAGKKKATKK